In Acipenser ruthenus chromosome 1, fAciRut3.2 maternal haplotype, whole genome shotgun sequence, the genomic stretch ATTAACTTACACAGACACAATGATCACAGAAACTGCATGACGTCTGGTACCTGCAGCCATTAACTTACACAGACACAATGATCACAGAAACTGCATGACGTCTGGTACCTGCAGCCATTAACTTACACAGACACAATGATCACAGAAACTGCATGACGTCTGGTACCTGCAGCCATTAACTTACACAGACACAATGATCACAGAAACTGCATGACGTCTGGTACCTGCAGCCATTAACTTACACGGACACAATGATCACAGAAACTGCATGACGTCTGGTACCTGCAGCCATTAACTTACACGGACACAATGATCACAGAAACTGCATGACGTCTGGTACCTGCAGCCATTAACTTACACGGACACAATGATCACAGAAACTGCATGACGTCTGGTACCTGCAGCCATTAACTTACACAGACACAATGATCACAGAAACTGCATGACGTCTGGTACCTGCAGCCATTAACTTACACAGACACAATGATCACAGAAACTGCATGACGTCTGGTACCTGCAGCCATTAACTTACACAGACACAATGATCACAGAAACTGCATGACGTTTGTTTCCAACTTTTAATTTGAACAATTTTGGCATCAAAATGGGAGGATTATTTCTACATCTTTGAGAAATGCAATAACAGAGAATGGGCCTATTTTCTTTTGCCATCTTGACCTATTTCAGTGCCACAGGcaccaagttattattatttgtttatttagcagacgcctttatccaaggcgacttacagagactagggtgtatgaactatgcatcagctgcagagtcacttacaactacatctcacccgaaagacggagcacaaggaggttaagtgacttgctcaggatcacacagtgaggcagtggctgaggtgggatttgaaccagggacctcctggttacaagcccttttctttaaccactggaccatacagcctcctaacCAAGTGTGtatgttttctgtctttttttcatGAACTCAAGAACACCTTGCTGGAATGTAATGGGATTGTGATTGTGGGTAGATAGCTGATTGCAGGTAATGGCTTATGTAGACAATAGCCCCAAAGAAAAAGTCAGGGTATGCTTCACAGTAACACAGTTTATTGTTAATGTTACAGATGCAGTGGCACACGCTAAAGTACTGCAGCAACCAGTTAGTTTAATTTTATTGAACACATTAAGCATTCAAGATGCTGTTTTCTGGTTCTATGTTAGACAAACtaccctgattttttttttttaatttaaaccatACGAGTTACAGAATGTTATTAGAACCTTCATTTTACAGAGGCTTGATACGTTTGGGACTGCAGATGGCCTTAATATTGACTTTACAGGACGGATTACTTTGGCCTCAATTGTGAGGTGCCCTTAAAGAGAGATGTTACCATAGAGTATTTTATACGGGTAGTTATGGTAAATACTATATTAtgagttttctattattatttaatcaaatCCTTCTTATATTAAATAAAGGCACACACTGAACCACGGTTGTGTATTAGTGTTTATTTAAATCATCAACATTGTAGATCCTTTTCCACATCAAGCATTATGTTTTCTTGTAATCCgacacaggacaaaaaaaaaaggcagagaaCATTTGTGCAGCacatcatttttttcccccttaaagTTTCTGTACAGTttagataaatatatataatatagattaTATCTAATAATCAAGCAAAGGTCATTTACCACTATTACAGACATAAGATAAGCTAGGCACATTATTGTACAGACAAgataaaaactaataaacaaacacatgagaaaataaaagcattcacAAAATAACAGGTCACATACTTTCAATCAAGTGTTTCTGATCACAAAAATAGCTGTACAGTCCTCATTGAGGGCAGAAATACTCACAAGAAATGTCCAGAAAAGGGAAGAACAAAGAAAAAACTACAGATCAATGTGCTGTCAAATACACAACATACAGTCTCCCTAAATGTTACACCAAGAGCACAACACTGTATGGTCCAATAATATGTAAGAATTGTGCTTCCCTGTTATTAAAAGTATAACTGGTATTGTACTGACCTAAGTAAGGTCTCCTCTGAAATTAAGCAACAATGGTTCAAAGTCCTTTTGAGACAGACTTCAAAATCTCTTCCCCAGAAacagtgaaacaaacaaaaaaaacacaccagttaaaacaatttaaaaccaaCCCTTATTTCCACAAACCAAATAATCCTGGTTTTCCATGGGTCCCTTTTGCCCCTTGTATCGTTGACAATGCACTATTCTAATAATAATGACTATGTACAAACTGAAATGTAAATGTGAAACACAAAATATGACTTCTGGTTTTGAGTGGACCAAACATTGGCATTCACATTGTCTTTAATGGAAATACAATAGGGAAATTGCAATAGCCATTCAGGATCATATGTGCTTTGTACACTTTAATGTAATTAAAGGTAATATCTGAATTTGGTTGCCCAGTCCTACTTCTAATGGTCAATAAGTAACTGTAAACAACTGCAGTTTCAAAGCCTCGGTTTGAAAAGATAATACTTTAGATGGTATACTGCTTGGCAACCGATAGTGCCTTCTGAAACTGAGAACTTAATGTAACTGCAATGGTTTATCTTACTGCTTGAGCACTATTCCCCACATTGGAGCATTATTCCTTTTATTAAATGGTTTACATGGGTAGATGTGCTACCAAACCCTGACTTGGTGGCTTACTGCAGCTAAACAACCAGACCCTTTCTCTGTTTAAAGAAGTAACACAATGTTGTGTAAGATCTGAGTGACCAATTATGGAGGCAGGGAACAGAAGTGTTGCCACATCCCTACTAGAAGATATAATACAAACCAATAATATTACATACTTATTGTAACACATGTATATTGAAAGGTTTTACACTGATGGTAATTGTTATGATAAAATTACATagccaccttttttttttctttttttttttttttttttgcacatgtcACGCACACATGTGTGTTTGTGTCGTCATCACCGATAATCTTGTCAAAGCTGTAGCATGGTTGCAACAGGGTCGGTGCTCAAGAAGCCTCTTTACTGCTTAGTGGGGCAGGGGGACCAAGATATCCACATAGTTGATGGGGAAGAATCCCGACTGGCCGTGCAGCATCCCCTCGTACCAGTTGTCGTCAATCTGATTAGTCAGGGTAATTATGTCGCCTTCCTTAAAGCCCAGCTCTCCCTCATTCTCTGGGTCAAAGTCATACAGAGACCGGCAGCAAGGTTGGTCCATTGGGGCTAGAGAGAGAAGAATAGCATGCAACAGTCAGGCACACGGTTTTCACCTTTAGGACACAATGAGCCAACTGAAGAACACCATGGGCCTTATTATGAAGCAATAGCAAAGTCACATTTTCAGTGAGGAAGAGAACCGAAGGACCAAGCGAATTGGCTCTTTATATATGGCTGCTCTACAGTGGATGTCAATATGCTACTTTGAGATCATCAGAGGGCTAACTTGTGgggtgaaacagaaaaaaaaaaaatgtccctgcTGTTTTTGCCACACTGCAGAAGCCAATGAAACACTCCCTaaggaatccccagcgaagacaaGATGAGGAAAATTTGGAccgtatgactcaccctgcacaccacacagtggCTTTACCAGGTGCccccaaaaaaacagtttttgacAGTAGTGTAATGGCTCTTTCCTTCATCTATTTTACTTTTTGTTAGTTttgaaaattacaaataaaactttgtacttgtacttgcttcaaaatagtaCCCAAGCTGGGCTACGTCAACAAAActaaaaatccccccccccccccaacaaattTAATTTTCACAGAGATGACAATTTTCAATACACATTATTTGCTAGAAATGGCCCAAATGAACCTTTCTTGATTGATATattggatacacttcaaaatacagctACATCATCTGCACTGTAGCTAAACTGTACTTAATTTTTTATTTACTCAAGTAAATACTTTTCGTcgtatttcagttgtctatgcactacataattaattactgagaaaaaaatatttcagtttgtgtttaactAAAGAACACTGCAATGATTTGGTTCCCTGTTtcccttccattattaatgtCGTCTCGGTTCCCAATATTTTCATATTCATCTTCACCCCGAAGCACcatagcgtgcacgggggtagggggcAGAGCTGATCCAATCTAAAACGTGAAAACATAAGCCTGATGAGCTCCTGCAAGGGAGACGGCtattttgtacagcagtatcggctcTATGCTATGCCCGGGTTTGCAGCACACTACAAAAATGTGACAGACTTTTTGAGGAGAGTATTGCAAAACTGCCCAAGATTGATCCAAACACCTGAATCTCATTTTTAAAATTCCAAAGGTGCGTTagatcacatttctatttttgcaATGAGCATCATTGTAGTTTCGTGTTGCTTCACTTTCTGGGCTAATAACTGGAGTCATAACCAAGTACATAAAGGGTAGCCTGTGTCAACTACAACAGAACAAGAACAATATTATACTAGTAATAACTATTACTATATTATAATAGTCCGAactgaataataataactgtataaTCATATTAAAATATGCACCTAAAATTAATCCAGGGGCAACAGCCGCATTCTCCATATCCTCCCATAATCCAGATTGCCTTGCTATGAAGGCATCGTGACAGGAGCCAGGGTATTTTGCAACCCCATCAGTTATTCTTCCTTGAGAATCACATGATGTAACCAGAAAGTTTACACTGTAAAAGTTCTTTCTATTTATAAAAGCAAAGCTGTCTCCAGGGAGTGCTTTAATCGCAATGTGCGATACAGTCAATAGCCCTGGGTGAACAGTGCTTTACAGAACTCAGCGacgtttaaaataaagcacattaaaatataaaacaacccaaaacaaaatgtatttattgtcactgtgctttattttaaagtaactaaaagcccggaaacttttaaacaggaagtttcacgtACAAACAGCTAATTGAATCTACACTAGTGAGAGGCTTGCGTAAAATAACAGGAACAAACCGAAGTCGTAAATCAGGAAAAGATgataatacatcaagggtaagTGCGAAACTTCAGTATTATAATGAGAGTCATACATTTGTATACAAAAGTAGTTTGAAACGAACAGTCGTAACTACACTAcagcagcagggatgaaactaaattacgggagtgaaaatgactttaatacatcgcgggtaggtctacgaagttacaaaaacctacgaaaagtcaagatacgatAAGAAAAATCAATGGTACATAGAGCCCATAGTATTTAAGAAAAGGATGCAAAACTACTGTAATCTCATTTGGGatgcacatattttttttttcttacaggttaataatacaataacaaaaaccTTGCGTAGCTCCAAAAAAGTGTATTTCTTAACTTTTCTTAAACACCTAGTCAGTTATGTCGTTATATAACTTAACTGCAGACATGATAAAGCTATCAGTTACatgattatttttcttaaaagacTACCCAGAAGAGTTGCAAAAACAAGACAGTTTACTACCTGGTGACTTGGCAGTTCCGCTGTTAGTTATTGCTCCATTCTGGTCCTCGCTTGGTGTGAACTCCATGACCAAACGAGGCTTGGGGACGTACTCTCTCCTCGGCTTAGCAGAGGCCTCTTTTATTCTACAAAACAAAAGAGCCATCAAGTcaaattttatattttactttggtttgaggttttaaaatgtatacccctagacatgtattaaaaaaatagtaacatATTTGACATACGTGCTATACAGTTACACAATTCTGTCTGTGTTTACTTAATACTTATACTTTCAAACGTGGTTAGCACAAATTAACATTGCCATGCTGTACTAGCTTGATTCATTTCTGTGTGGAAACAACTGAACTGGCTGTACAAAGGCTTTGCATAGTAGATGGTACgaaataatgtacatttataaTGCCTGAAGATGTTAACATGTATTCTGGTATCTATGAATGTTTAATAAAGAGAGACTACAGTATGGGTTGTTCCTGATGAACTGACCTCTCCTCTATCTTGCTGGACAGCTGCTGAAGGATCTCTGTGGCCTGTCTGTGGTACTCCACCTGCGCCTGCACCAGGGCCGCCAGCTGGCTGACCTGTTCGATCTGCTATGACAACCCGGGAAGTGCGATTGTTAAGTACAGTGGTCCATTTTTAACTCCCCTTTCAAAAACAGTTTTCTGTTTCTCGTCATTTGAAGTTGCAAAGCTACAGCTAATGCTTAGCAAACATCCCAGAAATGCCCTCTGATTGAGCTACTTTGCTAATGTATGTGATTGCTTCAGTGCCTTCCCACCTTTGCAGTCCAAGCCACattatttagttgtttttaatCTTTCACTCTCCAGGACCTTGTTTACGAGGGCAGAAAATGTACACATTCCAGTCACACCTTTCATTCGATACATATAGAATATCATATAGAGTGCTGTAGCAGCCTATGTGTGGTTTTGACTTTGAGTTTACCTGATATTTTTATAGGAAGTGATCTAATGaacaattattcaataatccCAAGGAGACAGCAATCATTCTATAATCCCTCCCCCGAATACCAGCCTAAGATTCCAATTCAATGTtggatcatgactgcttgtatgaGTATGGTGAAGTAGTGATTATGGGTTTTATTAGCATCTAGTTTGTTTGCTTCCTTACTTTCCCTGGTAACAGAGGGGCGGGGAAGCctgcacacaaacaaaaaataataataataactcaataagtgtctctttctgtcacagcCTGGTGTGAGGCAGTGATATGCGATGTAACAAAAGAATCATACCGAACGTAACATCGCCTGCtttatacagaatattcttctcaTTAGTGAAATTCGACTCCTATTGGAGGTACTTCTTTTAAATACATacgtatatatttacatatcagtgaataaagctgtttttggtaTATTAAAGCTgacagtctatatatatatatatatatatgcatacacacacatacacattatatatatatatatatatatatatatatatatatatagacgtgctcaaatttgttggtacccttacagctcattgaaataatgcttcattcctcttgaaaagtgatgaaattaaaagctattttatcatgcatacttgcatgcctttggtatgtcatagaataaagcaaagaagctgtgaaaagagatgaattattgcttattctacaaagatattctaaaatggcctggacacatttgttggtaccccctagaaaagataataaataattggattttagtgatatttcaaactaattagtttctttaattagtaaaacacatgtctccaatcttgtaatcagtcattcagcctatttaaatggagaaaagtagtcactgtgctgtttggtatcattgtgtgcaccacactgaacatggaccagagaaagcaaaggagagagttgtctgaggagatcagaaagaaaataatagacaagcatggtaaaggtaaaggctacaagaccatctccaagcagcttgatgttcctgtgacaacagttgcaaatattattaagaagtttaaggtccatggaactgtagccaacctccctgggcgcggccgcaagaggaaaatcgaccccagattgaacagaaggatagtccgaatggtagaaaaagaaccaaggataactgccaaagagatacaagctgaactccaaggtgaaggtacgtcagtttctgatctcaccatccgtcactttttgagcgaaagtgggctccatggaagaagacccaggaggactccacttttgacagaaaaacataaaaaagccagactggaatttgctaaaatgcatattgacaagccacaatccttctgggagaatgtcctttggacagatgagtcaaaactggagctttttggcaagtcacatcagctctatgttcacagatgaaaaaatgaagctttcaaagaaaagaacaccatacctacagtgaaacatggaggaggctcggttatgttttggggctgctttgctgtgcctggcacagggtgccttgaacctgtgcagggcacaatgaaatctcaagactatcaaggcattctggagcgaaatgtactgctcagtgtcagaaagctctgtctcagtcgcaggtcatgggtcctccaacaggataatgacccaaaacacacagctaaaagcacccaagaatggataagaacaaaacattggactattctgaagtggccttctatgagtcctgatctgaatcctatcgaacatctatggaaagagctgaaacttgcagtctggagaaggcacccatcaaacctgagaaaactggagcaatttgctcaggaagagtgggccaaactacctgttaacaggtgcagaagtctcattgagagctacagaaaacatttaattgcagtgattgcctctaaaggttgtgcaacagaatattaggttagcggtcccatcatttttgtccatgccattttcatttgttttattatttaaaatattatgttgaataaaaaatcaaaagcaaagtctgatttctattaaatatggaataaacaatggtggatgccaattgcttttgtcagtttcaagttatttcagagaaaattgtgcattcttcgttttttgtggaggggtaccaacaaatttgagcacgtctgtatatatatatatatatatatatatatatatatatatatatatatatatatatatatgtaggctTCCCCCTTTCGTGCTTCAGCACAGCccgactcagagtcactggaaggcaaggcagacaggcccACTTCGTCCTGccacggagacttcagccgtcggccagggtattgtgcacaatattcattaagtgtttttctcttgcgccccattttcaaataaaactagtaactgtcactgtatacctaaagcaaaagcttacgtacaccataacccgctaatttcaaagtaggagctttgaatgacaggcgctgtagctggcaaatgagagcattctagcaccgTTTCAGTCAACacgatctgtcagaacagggtaaactacagtactaacggaccactcagatgactgacagcgacccccagccattcagagaggaatggagacgggacagacagcaagtgtAAAAACTACGcaaactagagaggatttctaaatgattatttttggtaagaaaatacaaTATAGCGAGTGGTTTTCCCaacgtttatcgtatataaatgtttttcagtcaaactcatatttttggggaattcgatgtctaacaagctttaccgattaatatcgaaaagtagcaagcctataaATATACATGACATTTAAATTGACTATGTTCACCAAAACTGAAAGAACTTGTTCATGACTGAAGGATTTCATTCTTGGGAAGAGGGAGACCCTAGCGGCAGAAACCAGCAACTGCTCGACTTGTGACGGTGATGGGAAAAGGATAGGACAATCAATCTGATGGTTCAGTCGTGCTATCCCATGATTCAATGGAGCCCACTCAGAGGTGgaggtagggttgccacctggccccataattccggaacaCTTTGGGACAAGACAGGGTTTTTAagttgcccttaaactgaaataaataaacacgtgaTTTGAGCACTAAACACTTGCTTAATTTATACTGCGTCTTAATGATCTGAATCGtgataatacaaatcttacaaaataaaaaaacatcttgaATAAACGTGTGTGTAGGTTTATTcaagatacttttttattttgcaaaatgttttatttcaattatcaatatttaaaagttgctATTTATATCCTGTAATTAGTAATATATAGCCCTACTTTACACTGACtctcccaattaaataataacactgatcaggTGTTCACGCTGTCTGGTGTCAGGAACAGTGAACAGCTGGTCAGTGTTAATGATTTGGCAATATACTATTAGAAACTATAAAGaaactttatatatttatatttttaaaactattaataaaataaataaatattgatgatggtacacatttatttatttaatttggtaaaagctattattgtattgtcatgctgcctTGAGATAATTaacagaatcaatttagcaaagtTTTAGCGCTCAGTTCACGTGttgatttccttcagtttaaaggcaaTTTCAtaatcctgttctgtctcgcaGTGTTCTGGAATTATGGgtccaggtggcaaccctaggtgGAGGGCACTCATAGGACAGACAGCAATAATGAATGCAGACAGAACAAACTCAGGACGTGCGGCGGTGATGGAATGTATTGCAATCCTGGAGCCTGAATGTGTCCGCTCAGGACAAGTAaaagagcacaaacaaaaacagagcaCGGCGGAGGTCAAGCGAGCACCATGAAGCCGAAAGAGGCATGGGGAGCCCccccaaacaaaacacacatagaCAAACCAGCACATAAACAAACCAAAGTGAACCACTCACAACCaaagcacagtgcagtaaacaaaaGCCTGGTGACGCATGAGGAAGCGCAGACTGCAGAAATAAAACTACTAAGTGCTGTCTGTCTTTTGAATTGGCGGCACAGCTGTAGGATTACAACTGGGATTGCGACGGCAACGCCGAGGTGAGTTTACCTGAGATTTATATAGGAAGTGATCTAATGAGCAATTATTCAGTAAACCTAATGAGAAAGCAATCGTTCAATAATCCCTCCTCCGAATAAGCTTCCAATAGTTATAAatgtacaaatgtttttttttgttttttttgtttttttaacaaactcaaacaaacaaataacaaatgaaCAACATGCACATCTAAATATTGCAAAAACAATCATTTCTTTAGTAATTCTGTGGTGTTTCTAGTGTTTTGTGTTCTACTGAGCGCACACGTAAAAGATAAACGGGTACAGTACCCCTGAAATATCAGTCAAGTACAAGGAATCATCCAGTCAGATTTGTCTTCCACAGGGCATTAATAGCACAAACGTTGGCAATGTATGTTTCCATACATTGATAGGCATGTATGCTTCAGTTCAGACCTAGAGAGAGGAACCCTTTTGGGGATGAGGGAGCAGTTTAGTCACCTTGCCAACCCAATTCTTGGCCTCCTCTTTTTGAGAAAACCTAAGAAGTTAGCAGTGACTTACTGAGTGATGCTTTTGATTTGAGGACtactgttcatttttttaaaacagaaaatatattgAGTGCATACTATAAAATAATCAACACGTGCAGCTAGAATAAACAGGGTTCTTACATCACTTTCTATCAAATTAAACATGCTTTGCTCAGCGATCTCTTTCGACTCGTCAAACTTTTCCAGGGCTTGCTTAATCTCGTCCTCTTGAAGCTTGCCTTGCCTCTTCTTCTTGTAGTCAAAGTCTAAACGTCGACCCTCTAACTTCTTCAAGTGGtgctaaaaaacaacaacaaatcaaTGTCAGTTTTAAATCCAGTACACAGTACATGATACTCTCCCCCATTTACTAGTACTAAAAATATAGTTTTTCATAATTTCAGTCATTTCAGTCTTTTTAGGTGTGTTTATATGTGTTCCATCTGATTTTACCGGCCTGTACCAAGCAGCCACTATTTGGGattttcagtttagtttgatttactGGGAGTAAGTTAAACTGGGTCTGTCTCACTCACTTATGCTTACATTTACacagttttgtaaaataactgcCACAAATTGTTCCTGTACACATGATCGAACTTGACctagaatcatagaatacagttgtgtactgaGTTTGAAGCCAATGtctcttggataaaggcatctgccaaataaactaataataataataataataataataataataataataataataataataataataataataataataaagcattagATCATTATCATCCACTTCACCACACTATAGTAAGTCAGTCATCTTAAGTCAAAAGGGTCCTTTTACATTTTCCCAGTGGAGTTTCAGAAGAacctgaaaacattttaaaaacaaatcaaagaaATGAGCTACCTGTATCTCCTTTAAGTCTTTGTCATGAAGGATCTGCAGGGGGTCAATGAAGTTCTGCTTCACTTCCATATCCAGAGCGTCTTTCACTTCAGCAAGTTCCCTCATGGCATCACCAGCATCGATGAGAGCTACGCCTGGAAAACAGAGTGAAAGGTAACCCTCCCACAGCTCTAGCTCAGATTGGTAACCTGTTCTTCTGTGCAGCGTTGCTGTGCCTGTTAAAGTACTGCACACCCTGACCAAAATGCACCCTCAAAACAGACTTACAGTAAACAGAGATGTGTGGCAGTCTGAACCTGGAGGGTGCAAATGGTCAGGATACAGTTGAAATTAGTAAGGGGTATCAACTTGTCTGTGGACAATAGTTTACATCAAAATAACCAAACACATTTGCTGCTTGTGAATGACCCAGGCTTCAATCGAAGGGGGTGTTGAGGTCAGTATTGACCtagcaaagctgtgagggtagTCAGTGTTTCATATGCActaacagtaaataaataaaatgactgagTACTGGCGTTCCTTTAACATAAGTGGAATCATCTACTGTACCTTTAGAAAGAAAAATTAGGCTTAGAGATTTCGATTTATTGAGGACCTTTCTgtgttcatccataactataacacACACTATAGTAAGATATAAAACACACTAACAGAAATtctaaaatactaaaagaaaaatga encodes the following:
- the LOC117421486 gene encoding endophilin-A1-like isoform X2, translating into MSVAGLKKQFHKATQKVSEKVGGSEGTKLDDDFKEMEKKVDITSRAVLEIMTKTTEYLQPNPASRAKLSMINTMSKIRGQEKGPGYPQAEALLGESMQKFGRELGEESSFGVALIDAGDAMRELAEVKDALDMEVKQNFIDPLQILHDKDLKEIQHHLKKLEGRRLDFDYKKKRQGKLQEDEIKQALEKFDESKEIAEQSMFNLIESDIEQVSQLAALVQAQVEYHRQATEILQQLSSKIEERIKEASAKPRREYVPKPRLVMEFTPSEDQNGAITNSGTAKSPAPMDQPCCRSLYDFDPENEGELGFKEGDIITLTNQIDDNWYEGMLHGQSGFFPINYVDILVPLPH
- the LOC117421486 gene encoding endophilin-A1-like isoform X1; amino-acid sequence: MSVAGLKKQFHKATQKVSEKVGGSEGTKLDDDFKEMEKKVDITSRAVLEIMTKTTEYLQPNPASRAKLSMINTMSKIRGQEKGPGYPQAEALLGESMQKFGRELGEESSFGVALIDAGDAMRELAEVKDALDMEVKQNFIDPLQILHDKDLKEIQHHLKKLEGRRLDFDYKKKRQGKLQEDEIKQALEKFDESKEIAEQSMFNLIESDQIEQVSQLAALVQAQVEYHRQATEILQQLSSKIEERIKEASAKPRREYVPKPRLVMEFTPSEDQNGAITNSGTAKSPAPMDQPCCRSLYDFDPENEGELGFKEGDIITLTNQIDDNWYEGMLHGQSGFFPINYVDILVPLPH